The Callithrix jacchus isolate 240 chromosome 7, calJac240_pri, whole genome shotgun sequence DNA window taaaaatgcaaaaattagccgggtgtggtggtgcatgcctgtaatcccagctacttgggaggctgaagcaggagaatcgcttgtacccaggaggcggaggttgcagtgagccgagatcatgccactgcactccagcctaggcagcagggcaagactccatctaaaaaaaaaaaagaaaaaggaaaagcaaagggcAGAAGAGTATAGATAGCATAGCATACTTCCATAGGCCAAATGTAAAAAGAATATATAGTTGAACATTAACAGGTGATTTGGGAATGAAAACAAGAAACTAGGGACCCTGGTGCTCAGGTAGACAACTCTGGCTGCAGTCTGGTGTTCAGGGAGTAGTCACATCCAGCGTTGAATGAATGGTATCTAGAGCCCCAGGTGAGAACACCTGAGAAGAAAGAGACTGGGCCCTGGGGCATGCCCCACTTAGAGACCAGGATGTGAGGCCTGTGGTGTCAAGGAAGTGCAGGGAAGAAAGTATTTCTAGAAGGACAGAATGGTCCATTGTGCCAGGTGCTTCCGAAGGTCAAGGGGCATGGGGACAGAGACGTGATTGCTGGATTTAGCATGGTGAAGATCCATGGAGACCTTGACAGGCAGTTTTTAGTGACACGGTAGGGACAGGAACATTGTTCAAATGAGTCAAACAGTGACTAGGAGGGGAGGTAGAGCGGagtgagtcttgctctgacagGGAGCAAAGCAGCAGACAGCAGAGTCTGGCTCACTCTGCCGTCACCCATGCGCAGAATACAACATGGGCACCTGGGCCACCTGGCACTGATCAGTCTCAGCAAAGATGTTCAAGGACCATGACCCCAGTGAGTACAAGTGAGCCTCTGCCCTGTGGCTTTGATGTATCTGGAAACAACACTGCTAAGGCCTCCAGAGCTGACTCCGTTGCTTATCAGCTGTGATCCTGAGCAAGTCACCTCATCCCTGTGTGCCTCAGCTTTCTCTTTCCTAAAAGCAGGATCAGACCTTCCTCCTCTGGATGCTGCAAGGATGAAATAAAGCATGCAGGACAGTGCCGGGTGCAAAGATGCCTCTGGGCTCCCAACTCAGCGCTCATTCTCTATCAAAATGAGTAGGAGGAGGGTGACCATAGTTGATGCTCCTAACTTTGGGGCATTTTTGAAAGTAAAAGAGGGCATTGTTAATGATGCCAGCACTGCAGGCATAAACCAGTACAGTCCTGGGTAAACACCATGTGGAGCCACTACATGTGGAGAGAGGACTCGGGCCCCACCCTAAGATCCAGGGACTCCCAGGGAGGCTGGAAACCCTGGGGTTTTCCAAAAAAGGCTGGGGTGCCGCGGGCTCTTATGAGCTTCCGGTCATGACACACCAGTAAATAGCACAATGGTCTTATCCCCTGGGCgcagccctgccccaccccagccgCAGACCCACCTGCTTTGGCAGGGGATATTTTACTGCAATGGtatttgtaataaaatgaaataaaacactagAAACAGCCCTCATTTTTATCAGATTAGGACTTATTAAACGTATTACAGTACATATTCTATTCAGCTGTTTTTAAAGTGAGGGAGCAAGACAGCTCTATATAGACTAACGGGAGAAATGACgtattttgcaaaatgaaaaaagcaaagtgcAGAAGCGTATAGATAGCATTCTTCCATAGGTTGaacataaaaagaatatatagttGAATATGAACAGGTGATTCGGGAATTAAAACAAGAAACTAGGGACCCTGGTGTTCAGGTAGACAGCTCGGGTCGCAGTCTGCTCCTGGAGTCCCTCCAGGCCGtgatgccccccaccccaccctcactCCTGCACGTCTTTCCTGGGACAGGACTCGCTGTGCCCCTTCCTACTGTGGGCACAAGGTTTGCCCCCCACCCCGGCTCTCCAAAGCGCACCAGCCTCCCCGGAGGAGTGCCCCACGCGGGGTCAAGGTCCCGCACCAGGCGGGGACGGGGGCTGGGCCGGAAGCAGGCAAGGTACCCACAGTAAACGAGCGTGGGCGAGTCCTGATTGCAGTCGGACCTGCCGCCGAGGCACTTAACAGTTTGCAGAATGCCTCCCGCCCCTGATCTCATTGGAGCCTTCGGACGGCCCTGCCCATGGCCACCGATGCCCCCATTTCACGCCTGAGGAAGCCGAGGCTCAGACAGGCCTCCAGCCCCTCGGGAGGCTGCCCCGGGAGCGCGTGGCAGCGTCGGGACTAGGAGCCGGCTCCCTCCGGCTCCCTCCAGCTCCCTCCTCCGCGCCGCCCCGGGGTGCGCCTGCCACCGCCTGCACCACTGCTGAGCCCGGCTCCTGCGCCCTCGCCTTTGCTGCTGGCCCCGGGGTCGCGGGGGTCAGGGCTCCGCGTTGGCCGCGCTGTTGCTGGTAAGTGCTGGACCCGGCGGGGCGGGACCCCCAGGGCGCTGAGTGCTCGCGGCGACCCCAAGCGGCAGGGCTGGGGCTTGAGCCTGCCTGCACGGCTGGGATGGGGCACAAAGAGGGGTTGTGGGGACCttccccccaccacccctcccaatCCGCCCTCTCGCCTCTCAGTCCTGGGCCCAGAATGGGTCCTGGCTTCGAAAGGGTTCCGAGACACCCCCTTCCCAAGTCCACAAGttcccaaagtgcctggaatGGAGGGaaactggggaggaagagaagctTTATCCTTGAGGGACACTGTGGGGCTGGAGGCAAGGCTGGGCAACGTACAATCTGGGGGTCTGGGAGAAAATGGTTGCGCTGGGAGCTGGCTTTTGGGGGAGCTGGGGGAACCAGAACCGGCTCCACCAGTGCCTAGCCTAGACTTGGGAAGGAAATTCTTTGCCAGTGAGTCTCCTCTCTGGGGTGTGTCAGGAGGGACTGGGCAGACAGCACCTGAGGGTGGAAGGCGGAGGCCCAGGAGGGGGCTACACCCCGGCAGGCAGCCATGGGAGGGTGTCAAGTGGATGCAGACGTCAGGGTCCCTCTCTGCTCTCTGTCCTGGGAGACAGGGCTCCCACATCCACTTGGGTTCTTGTGAACTCCCACCAGGTGAGTGGGGGGCCTGGGAGGAAACAGTCTGAAGATACAACAGCCCCAGAAAGTAGGAATTATTTCCCTTTGGAGATAAGCAAATGGGGTCAATGAGATTAGGGAATTCTTGGAAATCACCCAGCTACTAAATGGCGAAGCTGAGGTTTGAATCCAAGTGGGACTCCGTGTTCAGGGCTATGCCACTGCCCTCCCCCACCACCGGGGCTTAGAAGGAGCAGAGTAGGGGAGAAGAGGAGGCTTTCCGGGAATGAGGTCTTCCCAATTGCGCCATCCTGCCCAGACTGTGATACCCCAAGGAAATGCATCCAGGAGGGCGAAGGTGCTGAGAAGGAACTGTGCTCTCTCCCTCTCGCCAGGGTAGGGGAGTCTTTCCACCAAGCCCCCTGTCTAGGCTGCACCCCCGCTACCAGgatcctgccctcccctcctgtcccctcctTCCAAGCTGCCTCCCTGAGAACTTAGTGTtcatttgtttacccattcaggattgagagcctactatgtgccaagcactgggcaTTAAATATAAAGCAGTGAGCAAGACCAAGTTGACATTCTAGAGGGGGAACCAGATGATAAATAAGACCCCTAAATAGGTCAAATTCTTTAATAGTGACtaaatgctataaagaaaacaaagggggctggaaaagttagctgggcatggtggtgcacacccgtggtcccggctactcaggaggctgaggtaggaggatcccttgagcctgggaggcagagattgcagtaagccaaagtCGAACCACCAcgctccatcctgggtgacagaggaagaacttgtctcaaaaaaaaaaaaagaaagaaagaaagggaacagACACAGAGTGACAGGAGCAGGGGCTCTTTCAGACCCAGGATAATCTGGGGAGGCCTCTAAAGAGATGAAGTCTGAGCAGAGGCCTCTGTGATGAGAAGGGTCAGCCATGTAAGGTTCtggaggaagagcattccaggcagaaggaatccACAAAAATCCCCCAGGGCCCTTATTCCAGTATGTCAGGGTGAGAATGTTGAATCTGGGGTTTCCCTAAGCCAAGCGAGAAGCTGGTAGAGTTTTAAACAACGGAGTGCATTGAACTGATTTAATGGACTCTAGGGGCACAGGAGGGAAGGTGAAAGGCCAGTAAAGAGGCCATAACCACAGGCCAGAATGATGGCGGTTTGGGGCAGGGTGGTGATCTCACAGGCATCACGCATGCTCAGAGGTGCAAATCAGCTCCAGGGGGACTCATACACATagggccacacacacacatggacaggCAGGCGGGTGCTCTCACACCCACAACAGGGCAGAAACAAGTCACACTCAGGCAGACCTACCCATCCACACCCTCTGAGTCACTCCAGGACTGGGAGGGAGATGTGTGAGTTGAGGCCGGAACAAATCACATCTTTCCACCACAAGGACCTGGCAACCAGCAGAAACAAGCAAGGCCGGGGATGGCTGGGCTCCCCCAGGCCCAGCACAGGGAGCAGGGAGTTGTCTCTACTGGATCTAGTGTCCTCCCAGGAGTCAGATCAGAAGCCCTCATGCACCCCGCACCTAAGCTGGTTTCCCCTCTTCACCACCTAGCAGCTGTGAGACCTTAGGCTGCTTatttcccctctctgagcctcagtttcccctctgtaGAATGGGACTCATAATTGCAACTTCAAGGACAGTAGTGAGGCATCCATAAAGTAACACTTTCAAGCATCTGGTCTGGGGCAGGAGTCcagtggggaagggaagaggaggtggTGGAGAGCACAGGCTCTGGCTCTGGCACCCAACAGTCCAGCCTTGAGTCCACCTCTTGTTTTAAGTGAGTGACTTGACCTCTCTAAATTTTACAGTAATAAGTAGCCAGCATGTATGAGGCACTTACTACATACTACTTGTTTTGAAATTGTTCAACTGCAGAGTGAGCAAGACCAAGATGACATTCTAGAGGGGAAGCCAGATGCTAAATAAGACCAATAAAAAGGACATATTCTTTAATTTCAAATAGTGACTAcatactataaagaaaaaaagggggctggaaaaattagccgggcatggcagtgcacacctgtggtcccagctactcgggaggctgagataggaggatcccttgagccttgTAAGTGGAGATTGACAGGCTCAGAGGGGATCAGTTTCATCTGTAAGTGAGGAACATGAGATTCTGCTTATAATGTATTTAGCTTCATGCCTGGCTcagagtaaatgctcaataaatggtgaCTGTTATTATCAGCAAAGGCACATTTGCTTCCTTCCAGCATACTAGCGCTGTGCCTTTGGGTAGGTTACCTAAccttgctgtgcctcagtttcctatctgCAGCTTGGGAAGAATAACAGTTCTCATCTCAGAGGGTCGTTGTGAGGACTGCACAAGTCAGGACTCCGAACACTGCCTGgtgcacagtaaatgctcaataaaatcACCTATTCATTCACATGATGGTTTTCCCTCTAATTCTCTCAGGTAGGCATAGCCCCCACCAGGCACCATGGACTGGAAgacactccaggccctgctgagCGGCGTGAACAAGTACTCCACAGCATTTGGGCGCATCTGGCTGTCCGTGGTATTTGTCTTCCGGGTGCTGGTGTACGTGGTGGCTGCGGAGCGCGTGTGGGGGGACGAGCAGAAGGACTTCGACTGCAACACCAAACAGCCCGGCTGCACCAACGTCTGCTACGACAACTTCTTCCCCATCTCCAACATCCGCCTCTGGGCCCTGCAGCTCATCTTCGTCACCTGCCCCTCACTGCTGGTCATCCTGCACGTGGCCTACCGTGAGGAGAGGGAGCGCCGGCACCGCCAGAAGCATGGGGACCAGTGCTCCAAGCTGTACGACAACGCAGGCAAGAAGCACGGGGGCCTGTGGTGGACCTACCTGTTCAGCCTCATCTTCAAGCTCATCATCGAGTTCCTCTTCCTCTACCTGCTGCATACTCTCTGGCATGGCTTCGACATGCCACGCCTAGTGCAGTGCGCCAACGTGGCCCCCTGCCCCAACATTGTAGACTGCTACATCGCCCGGCCCactgaaaagaaaatctttaccTACTTCATGGTGGGCGCCTCTGCTGTCTGCATCGTGCTCACCATCTGCGAGCTCTGCTACCTCATCTGCCACAGGGTCCTGCGAGCCCTGCGCAAGGACAAGCCTCAAGGGGGCCACACACCCTCGTCCTTTGCCAGCCGGGCTTCCACCTGCCGCTGCCACCACAAGCTGGTGGAGGCAGGGGAGCTGGATCCACACCCAGGCAATAACAAGCTGCAGGCTTCCGCACCCAACATGACCCCCATCTGACCACAGGACAGGGGCGGGGCAACACGGGGGCTGCCTGTGGGACAGGCAGGGCGGTGTGGCAGAGTGGAGAGGTCCTATGGGGCCTGAGTGGCCCCACTTTGAATTCACTAAGCTATGCAACCTTCATTTTGGCAGATATTTTTTGACAGTTGGCACTGGGCTCTCTACCCGGGTATAGGTAACCCACAGACCCAGTGCCAGCCCTCAAAGGATGCAGACTTTGAAACAAGCAAATTAACTACGCATGCAAGGGGCCACTTAGGATGCTGCTAGCAGGACTTCTAGCTAACCCAGGAAGGGGCTTCTCTGAGGACATAATGTGTAAGAGAGGTGAGGAGTGCTCCCAAGCAGACACAGCAGCAGCCACAGAGGCCTGGAGCCCACGCAAACAGAGGCGCTCACCCTGGGCTAGCCTCGGTGGATCTAAGGCATCTCCACTCCCTCCGGAGGAGCCACCCAGATTCCTGCAGTGGAGAGGAGGTCTTCTCCCAGCAGCAGCAGGTCTGGAGGCCTGAGAGTAAGCCTGAAAAGAGGTACTGGAGACACCCAGGGGTCCCCCAGGTCATCACTTGGCTCAGTGGAAGCCCCCTTCCTCCAAATCCTACTCCCTCAGCCTCAGGCAGTGGATGCTCCCATCTTCCTCCCACAACTGTGCTCAGCCTGGTGCCAGCCTTTCAGACCCTGCTCCCAGGAACTCGGGGTGGATGTGCTGATAGGACATCCTCCAGACAGCTTCCTTGAAATCAATAAAGGCTGTGTTTTATACACGTTGGCTCTGTCCCTGGTTCTCCCACACTCCCACCCACAGGACCCTGAAGGTAGGGAAGGTAGccctcagaaagagaaagagttccATGGCTCGGGGTGGAGCTAGGGTGGGGGCTTGTGGTTGTGCctgcagctggggctggagctggagctgggctAGGCTGGCACTGAGGTTGACTGCCAGGAGCAGGGTTTATAttagaggaggaggctggggtggaaccTACAGATATGTATGTTGAGATTCTAGTTGTGGCCACAAGAGAGCGCTGTGCTCCCTCTGTAACGGCGCTTCCAGCCTTCATAATGAGACCCCACCCTGAGTACACACACAATCACTGCCACTCTCATTATAGACAAACCACACTCCCTCCTCTGTCACCTGGTCACTGCCATCACAACACACATCCCCACCCTGTGTGCACACTATCTGTTACTCATAATCTCACTCCTTATGTGCACTCAGCAGGGCATGTAGTCTGCCCTCAAGCATGCAGTCCCAGCCTCACCCACATTTTATTCTGCTCATCCCATTTTCCCTGAGCATTTTCGCTGCACCAGGGCCCTGGCAGGATGCTGGGACTGTACAGGGAGGTAGGACCTATGCCCACAGAGCTAAGAGACAGGAACACAGGCTCATCTCCCACACGAACCAACCCCTGGGGTGGCTCACAGCCCTGCTCCAGTGCTCTGTCATGACCTGAAATGTAGGAGACACCAATACTCAAGGCCAGACCAGAATGGGAAGCAAAAGGGGGTACAAGGCTATACTAACCCAGAGGAACACTTAGTGACTATCAGAGCCAAGGCTGGGAGCCAGCAATTCAGGAGCCAGTGAGTCAAGCGCCACAGCGAGCAAGGAGAGGTGAGGTCATTGCGGAGACACAACAGCCAGTGGGTCACCTGTGCCCTCATGGGTGGCCATTAAAGGGTGGATAAGCCAGCCAAATTTAAAGAGCCCAGGGCTGGCTGACACTGTTCCCACACCTCCATGACGGATTCATGGCTTGACCACTCCCTGAGCACAGCTTCAGCCACTATATCTTGGGCAGGGCTTCAGAACCTCAGTCTTGCCATCAGTACAATAGGAACTGTACCAATCAGGGTCCTAGCAGAAAACAGATGGCACATTCAAACCAAGTAACTTCAAAGGGAGTTTCCTAGAGAGACTGTTTTCAACCGCATGGATACTGCAGCACCCTGAGGCTAGTACTGGGGTAACAATGAACAGGAGCTATGAGATGCATCCAATCCCAGCAACCAGGTAAATCCCCCAAATTCACTTTCCCATCTCCTGCTTGCCGGCCAGTGGCTCCCACTTACTTAACCAAACCAGAAGTCAGAGGGCAATTCAGCCTCCCAGCGCACAGGGCAGGGTGGAGAGCACAGGGAACAGAGTCAACATGGCACCCAGTTCTTCCTACACAGAGGACTGTTGTAGAAGTAGAAGGAGGCACTGTAGGTAAAACATTAGCACAGCACCAATGTATCTGATAAATTCCCAGGTATGACTGTGCTCAGGAACATCTCTGCCTGATGCACTCGAGGTCAGCCTCTGATTGGGCTGGAGGGTTGCAAAGGTCTCAGGGAGGGGTGATC harbors:
- the GJB3 gene encoding gap junction beta-3 protein — its product is MDWKTLQALLSGVNKYSTAFGRIWLSVVFVFRVLVYVVAAERVWGDEQKDFDCNTKQPGCTNVCYDNFFPISNIRLWALQLIFVTCPSLLVILHVAYREERERRHRQKHGDQCSKLYDNAGKKHGGLWWTYLFSLIFKLIIEFLFLYLLHTLWHGFDMPRLVQCANVAPCPNIVDCYIARPTEKKIFTYFMVGASAVCIVLTICELCYLICHRVLRALRKDKPQGGHTPSSFASRASTCRCHHKLVEAGELDPHPGNNKLQASAPNMTPI